The stretch of DNA CTTTACATTATATTTTAGGAGAAACGGAATTTTATGGATGTGTAATTAAAGTAAATGAAAATGTTTTGATACCACGTCCTGAAACAGAAGAATTAGTAGACTGGATCATAAAAGACATTAAGAATTTAAAGGAATTATCTTCTTCAGTACCCCATAATCCAGAATCCATAACACTATTGGATATAGGTACAGGAAGTGGCTGTATTCCTATTGCTTTAGCAAAAAATATAAAAGGCAGTGTTGTACATACATTAGATGTTTCACAAAAAGCATTAGAAGTAGCTCAAAAAAATGCTGAAATAAATGGTGTGAAACTTTTTTTTCATGAAAAAGATATTTTAAAAGAAGAATTAAATGATTTGTCCAAGTTTGATATAATCGTTTCTAATCCTCCTTATATAACATTGTCTGAAAAGAAATTGATGAAAAAAAATGTGTTGAATTATGAACCGCATTTAGCACTTTTTGTTGAAGAGGCCTTATTTTTTTATAAGAGGATAGGGGAATTGGCTCTTAAAAAATTAAAAGAAGGAGGAACATTATTTTTTGAAATTAATCAATATTATGGAGAGGAAACAGTTTCTATGCTAAAAGAGTTAGGATACAAAGAAATTGAATTAAGAAAAGATATTTATGGTAATGAGCGTATGATTCGAGCAGTTTATAAAAAAATGAATAGTGAAAAGGGAATAATGAAAAATACAATTTAAATTTTTTACTTTCCATTATTTCTTTTTCACTTAAAAAAATCCCTTATCGATAAATTATGATAAGGGATTTTTTTATATATACTATAGGGTTTTTATTATTTTTCCATAGCTCCTGGAGGGTAATGACTCATGATAACATTAATAGCCTCCTTAATTGTTTCAGCTTTATTTTGAATATTATCAACTCGAAAACCGGTTCCTTTTCCTTGCCAAACTAATGTGTTCTTTTGATTATCAATTAAATCAATAATTAAAGTTCCTTCAGTGTATTGGTTTACAGATGCTTGATTCATACCCCAAGGGTAGTAATACCATCCCCAGTAAGGATCGTTATAATAATTGATGTCAACTTTTTCTTTGTTACTCGCTAAAATATTAACAATAACATCTGGATTATCTTTTGCAGGTTGCATCCCCTTTGCGATAAGTTCTGCTGTTACAGCATTGATAACTCGTCTTTTGTCTAAATCATTCAGTTGTAATTTTTCAATTCCTTTATCATGAAAAGAAAAAGTTTTGTATTGGCTAAAATTAGCTGTTTCATCATAATCACTAGATACTTGTAAAGGACTACAAGAAGTGATGGTTATCATCATTATCAAAGCTAAAAAATAGTGTATCGTTCTCATTGCATTCGATTTGAGTTTATAATAATATTTCTATTCAAAAATTAGACCATTTTATGTTAATTATCTTCTTTTTTTACCAACTGAACCTAATAAATGGCGTGTTACAATTCCAGCTACTGCTACACCCATAGAACGTATCACAGGACTTTTTAAGATTTTTTCAAAAGTAGAAAGTTCTTTTCTTCTGCTAGATGATTTACGAACTGTTTTTTTTGCATCTTCATCTTTTGCTTGAAGTAAAGCTGCTTGTTCTAGTTTTTCTGATAAAATTTCAAAAGCAGATTCTTTATCAATTTCTTGGTTGTATTTTTTTGCTAAATCTGAATCTTCAACTAATTCATTAATCTCAGATTTTGATAAAATATCCATACGTGAAGCAGGTGCAGTCAAATAGGTATGAGCTAATGGTGTTGGGATTCCTTTTTCGTTTAAAGCGGTTACAAAAGCTTCTCCAATCCCCAATTGAGTAATAAGCTCATCCGCTTCATAATATTCTGAAATAGGGTAATTTTCTACTGCTTTTTGAATTTCTTTACGATCTTTAGCTGTAAAACCACGTAGTGCATGTTGGATTTTGAGTCCTAATTGACTTAGAACATCGTCTGGAATGTCACCTGGTAATTGTGTACAGAAAAAGATACCAACTCCTTTTGAACGAATTAATTTGATTACAGTTTCAACTTGAGAAAGTAATTCTTTAGAAGCTTCTTCAAACATTAAATGAGCTTCATCAATAAAGATAGCCAATTTAGGCTTATCAGAATCTCCTGATTCAGGTAATTCATTATATACTTCTGCTAAAAGACTTAACATGAAAGTAGAGAATAAAGCAGGTTTGTTTTGTATATCGGTTAGACGCAAAACATTTACTTTTCCATAACCATTTTCTACTTTTATTAAATCTTCTATTTCAAATGAAGGTTCTCCAAAGAAAGCATCACCATCTTGTTGTTCCAGTGCTACTATTTTTCTTAAAATGGCACCTAATGATTGGGAAGAAATAGTTCCATAATCTTTAACAATTTCTTTTTTACCTTCTCCTTGGGCAACATATTGTAATACTTTTCTAATATCTTTTAAATCAACTAATGCCAATTGTTTGTCATCACAATATTTGAAAATTACAGACATTACACCTTCTTGTGTTTCGTTTAGGCCTAGTATTTTACTAAATAAAATTGGACCAAATTCTGAAACAGTAGCTTTTAATTTAACTCCTTTTTCTTCTGATAAGGATAATAATTCAACTGGAAACCCTATAGATTCATAAGGAATCTGTAACGCTTCATGTCGTGAAATAATATGTTTGTTTTTAGCATCACCCGGCTGAGCAATTCCACTTAAATCTCCTTTAATATCCATTAACAAGGAAGGAACTCCATTTTTTGATAATCCTTCCGCTAATAATTGTAATGATTTAGTTTTACCAGTTCCTGTTGCTCCGGCAATTAAACCATGTCTATTTAATGTTTTTAAAGGAATGGAGATTTTTCCTTCAGGAAGCACCTCATCATTTAATTTGGCTTTCCCTAATACGATTTCATCTCCTTTAAAAGTGTATTTTTCTTGTAATTCTTTTATAAATTGATCTTTCATATTTATTGTTACTAAAATATCATACCAAAAATACGTATTTTTTGAACAATATGAATTTAGAGTAGCGAATAAAGAAAAAAGAGTAAAGAAATTACTTCATCTTGACTTACTTTATGAATTAGAAGCCATTTGCATTAAAATGGTACACAACATAGCACCAAAAGTTCCTAAAGCATAGCCAAATACAGCTAATATAACACCGACTGGAGCTAAACTAGGGCTAAATGCAGCTGCAACAACAGGTGCTGAGGCAGCACCTCCTACATTGGCTTTACTACCAACAGCCAAAAAGAAGTAAGGAGCACGAATGAGTTTGGCAACAAAAACTAATAAAGCTACATGTATAGCCATCCAAATGAGTCCAACAATAAATAAACCTAGATTTTCTTTTTGAAAAATAGCTAAGATATCCATTTTCATCCCGATAGTAGCTACTAGAATG from Flavobacteriaceae bacterium UJ101 encodes:
- the hemK|prmC|HEMK gene encoding peptide chain release factor N(5)-glutamine methyltransferase (Methylates the class 1 translation termination release factors RF1/PrfA and RF2/PrfB on the glutamine residue of the universally conserved GGQ motif; Belongs to the protein N5-glutamine methyltransferase family. PrmC subfamily.; KEGG: gpi:GPICK_02200 release factor glutamine methyltransferase), whose amino-acid sequence is MIIQEIKKLYQNGLKDLYPIEEINSMVLIVLEVVLKKNKTEIRLLQIENYSFNEEEIGTLITILEELQNSKPLHYILGETEFYGCVIKVNENVLIPRPETEELVDWIIKDIKNLKELSSSVPHNPESITLLDIGTGSGCIPIALAKNIKGSVVHTLDVSQKALEVAQKNAEINGVKLFFHEKDILKEELNDLSKFDIIVSNPPYITLSEKKLMKKNVLNYEPHLALFVEEALFFYKRIGELALKKLKEGGTLFFEINQYYGEETVSMLKELGYKEIELRKDIYGNERMIRAVYKKMNSEKGIMKNTI
- a CDS encoding uncharacterized protein (To E.coli YjiB.), with product MKDQFIKELQEKYTFKGDEIVLGKAKLNDEVLPEGKISIPLKTLNRHGLIAGATGTGKTKSLQLLAEGLSKNGVPSLLMDIKGDLSGIAQPGDAKNKHIISRHEALQIPYESIGFPVELLSLSEEKGVKLKATVSEFGPILFSKILGLNETQEGVMSVIFKYCDDKQLALVDLKDIRKVLQYVAQGEGKKEIVKDYGTISSQSLGAILRKIVALEQQDGDAFFGEPSFEIEDLIKVENGYGKVNVLRLTDIQNKPALFSTFMLSLLAEVYNELPESGDSDKPKLAIFIDEAHLMFEEASKELLSQVETVIKLIRSKGVGIFFCTQLPGDIPDDVLSQLGLKIQHALRGFTAKDRKEIQKAVENYPISEYYEADELITQLGIGEAFVTALNEKGIPTPLAHTYLTAPASRMDILSKSEINELVEDSDLAKKYNQEIDKESAFEILSEKLEQAALLQAKDEDAKKTVRKSSSRRKELSTFEKILKSPVIRSMGVAVAGIVTRHLLGSVGKKRR